Proteins encoded by one window of Juglans regia cultivar Chandler chromosome 15, Walnut 2.0, whole genome shotgun sequence:
- the LOC109012246 gene encoding kunitz trypsin inhibitor 5-like — translation MVQTALLQLRARMLLLVFLFALASKPFPGAANAVPAPVLDISGNKLIVGVDYHILPVFRGRGGGLTLSSSRNKTCPLDVVQEQQEVFHGLPLKFFPVEPRKGVRVSTDLNIKFTAATICVQSPVWKLDSYDDLIKQWFVTSGGVEGNPGPETTSNWFKIEKYDDDYKLVFCPTVCSFCKVLCRDIGIYIVDGKRNLALSDVPFKVMFKKAS, via the coding sequence ATGGTACAGACTGCATTGCTGCAGCTGCGCGCGCGCATGCTACTACTCGTATTTCTCTTCGCTCTCGCATCAAAACCATTTCCTGGTGCTGCCAACGCTGTGCCTGCTCCAGTGCTCGACATATCCGGAAATAAGCTCATAGTAGGCGTTGATTATCATATATTGCCAGTTTTCCGCGGGAGAGGCGGAGGACTCACCCTTTCCAGCTCCAGGAACAAGACCTGCCCACTCGATGTTGTCCAGGAACAGCAAGAGGTATTCCACGGTCTCCCCTTGAAGTTTTTCCCTGTGGAACCCAGGAAAGGCGTACGCGTCTCCACAGACCTGAACATCAAGTTCACTGCTGCCACCATTTGTGTTCAGTCGCCTGTATGGAAGCTTGACAGCTACGATGATTTGATAAAACAGTGGTTTGTGACGAGTGGTGGGGTTGAAGGCAACCCTGGTCCTGAAACGACCAGCAACTGGTTTAAGATCGAGAAATACGATGATGATTACAAGCTTGTTTTCTGTCCTACGGTGTGCAGTTTCTGCAAGGTTTTGTGCAGAGATATTGGGATTTATATCGTGGACGGGAAAAGGAATTTGGCTCTGAGTGATGTGCCGTTCAAGGTTATGTTCAAGAAAGCTAGCTAA
- the LOC118344685 gene encoding uncharacterized protein LOC118344685, with translation MRLHPLIIVPFVKFVVWYADSGANAHITSNTANLTDSQPYEGEETIPMKEKKQSRLEMAQECIFIGYASQRGYRCLDYCTGRVYVSRSVIFNEQLFPAKRGVLSSLALLSTLSPGISPSTSFLPLSTFSNSSPTSTTESLPLPQPSTIPETESVPFPHSPTIDNPNIATSQEISSPPTLPNPQSAIEISTPSIPSALTSATEIPTLSISIHPPTQTTNSINQANDPRRKLQAYCDSDWAGNPDDRRSTTGYGIFLGQNLITWTAKKQPIVSKSSTEAEYRSLAIATADIYWIRMLMKELGLLLPSTPTIWCDNIGAIALASNLVFHARTKHIEVDYHFIREKVLNKDIQVKHISTQDQVADLFTKGQTAPRFTFLRSKLMVILLPITLRGGVRPSIPQPSKSASATNPLQNQRESQPSKTAPAINLLQNQHASEP, from the exons ATGCGTCTCCATCCCTTGATAATCGTCCCATTTGTCAAATTTGTG GTGTGGTATGCAGACAGTGGGGCTAATGCTCATATTACTAGTAATACGGCAAATCTCACCGACTCGCAACCCTATGAAGGAGAAGAAACAATCCCTATGAAGGAGAAGAAACAATCACGGTTGGAAATGGCTCAG GAATGCATCTTTATCGGCTATGCTAGTCAACGAGGCTATCGATGTCTTGACTATTGTACTGGCCGTGTATATGTGTCGCGTAGTGTCATTTTCAATGAACAACTTTTCCCTGCAAAACGTGGAGTCCTGTCTTCGCTTGCCTTGCTGAGTACACTTTCCCCAGGTATATCTCCTTCTACTTCATTTCTTCCCCTCTCTACCTTTTCTAATTCTTCTCCAACATCCACAACCGAATCGCTCCCTCTTCCCCAACCATCAACCATCCCTGAAACCGAATCGGTCCCATTTCCGCACTCTCCAACAATTGACAACCCAAATATTGCCACTTCCCAAGAAATTAGCAGTCCACCCACTCTACCGAACCCTCAATCTGCCATTGAAATTTCCACACCATCGATTCCCTCTGCCCTCACATCTGCAACCGAAATCCCCACACTATCGATTTCAATCCACCCACCAACTCAAACCACCAACTCCATCAACCAAGCAAATGACCCACGCAGAAAGTTACAAGCTTATTGTGACTCCGATTGGGCGGGCAATCCCGATGACCGTAGAAGCACAACAGGCTATGGCATCTTTTTAGGACAAAACCTCATCACATGGACAGCAAAGAAACAACCAATAGTCTCCAAGAGTAGCACAGAAGCAGAGTATCGAAGCTTGGCCATCGCTACTGCTGACATATACTGGATCCGAATGCTCATGAAAGAACTGGGACTGCTTCTACCTTCAACTCCAACAATCTGGTGTGACAACATTGGAGCTATTGCCTTGGCATCTAATCTGGTATTTCATGCTCGAACCAAACATATTGAGGTAGACTACCACTTCATCAGAGAAAAAGTCCTAAACAAAGACATTCAAGTGAAACACATCTCTACACAAGATCAGGTTGCAGATCTATTCACCAAAGGTCAAACAGCTCCGAGATTCACTTTCTTAAGGTCCAAACTAATGGTGATTTTGCTCCCCATCACTTTGAGGGGGGGTGTTAGACCAAGTATTCCTCAACCTTCCAAAAGTGCTTCTGCAACCAATCCTCTCCAGAATCAGCGTGAATCACAACCTTCCAAAACTGCTCCTGCAATTAATCTCCTCCAGAATCAGCATGCATCAGAACCTTAA